The Leptospira bourretii genomic sequence TGCTAAGTGAACCGGCATAATTGCCTTGATACGTTTTCCTGTTTTTTTGCTTTTGAGTTCTTTTCCGTTCCATTTGCATTTGGATTCAATGGTTTCTCGTAACCTGTTTGGAGTCATGAGATTGTGAATGGGATCAACGTCAGTTAGGATGGGTTCTGCTCCGAAATAACAAATGACCTCGGCTGTAGCCGTAAAGGTGATAGAACTTGTGATGGCAGCGTCTTCTGAAGTCAGACCGATGGCTTCTAAGGCTAAATGTAAGCCAGCCGTGGCAGAGTTGACAGCGATGGTTTCTTTGCTACCAACAAAGTCGCCAAACTCCATCTCGAATTGTTTGACTTTGGGACCTGAAGTGACCCAGCCCGATCTAAGCACTTGGGCGACTTCTTCAATCGCATCTTCGGAAATCGAAGGCAGAGCAAACGGTAGGAAGGTTTTGCGAGATGTGAGCATATTCATTTATACGACATAATTCGGAAAAAATTTCCAGTCTTTTCCGCCCCCAAACTTCCTATCGACGGGATTTTTGAAAGCTAAATAGGGATTTTCACCCAAGCTCTAAAAATCTACTTGTAGACACCTAGGAAACTTCGCATTCTTTCCTGGAACATGGAAGTTCCTTTTTCTGAGATTTTAAATCGTATTGCCGTCATTGACCGTGACATTGCAGAACTCAATCGTTTGAAGAGTCGTCTGCCAGCTGACAGACCGTACTCGCCTACCATCCAGCTTACATTCGATAAACAAATTAATACTTTGTTAAACGAGCGAGTTTCTTTAATGGAACTCCCGATTTTACATCCACCTCTTTGGTTACTTTCCAAAGAAGGATTGGAACCCGCTGATGAAACATCCATTTTAAAAGAGCGAAAGTCTTTACTTGCTGGAGATTTATCAGTTGCTCATCCGAATGAACAAGATGTCATCAACTTCATTCGAGAAATTCCAAAAACAGAAGTTCATCTACATCTGGAAGCTTGCGTGAATAAAGAAACTTTAAAGTTCCTTTATAAAAAGAACGGCATTGAAGTTACAGATCAAGAATTTGAAGATAAATACAACTTCAAAGATTTGAATGGTTTTATACAGGTATTTTTCTTTGTGCAAGGTTCAGTAAAAGAAGCTTCAGACCTTGGGTATTTTATCGATAGTTTAGCTGATTATTTACGTTCCAATAATATAGTTTATTGTGAGGCGTTTTTTGCTCCTTCTAAGTTCATTCAAAATGGATTAGATTTTGATGAGATGGTTGAAGTGATGGTAAATCGTATTCGCCAAATTGAAGTCAAAGATGGAATCACCATTCGTTTGTTAGTTGACGTTTCTCGTTCCTTTGGTCCAGAAAATGCGATGAACAATCTCAAACGTGTTTTGGGATTAAAACATAAAGAAGTCATTGGAATTGGACTTGGTGGAGCTGAACTTATGGGTCCCGCTAAGGATTATTCTGAAGTATTCAAAGTAGCACGCGAATCTGGATTACGATGTGTGGCCCACTCTGGAGAAGATGATGGTCCTTGGGCGATTTGGGATGCCGTAAATCTTTGTAAGGCGGAAAGAATAGGTCACGGGACTTCTGCCATCCAAGATCCTGAACTTGTTCGTTACATGAAGGAAAATCGTATTCCAATTGAGATATGTGTTACCTCTAACGTCTTTACTGGAAAATACGTTCGTAAGGAACAAAACCATCCAGTTCGATATTATTATGACCAAGGTTTGATGTTGTGTATCAATACAGATGATCCAGATATCTTTAATGTTAATCTTACTTATGAATTTTTTAAACTCTATCGTTTCTTAGATTTTTCAATCGATGAGATTATTGATTTGGTGCGACAAGGTGTGCTTTGTACCTTCCATCCAGAAAAAGAATCTTTGTGGAAATCTATGGAAGAGAAGATAGAACAGATTAAATTGAAATATAATTTAGTTTCAGATAAACAAGTAACAGCTGTTTAGTTTGAGTTCCAGATAGTTCCGTTCATTTTAGAGTTATAGGTTTATTGAAAATTCAATTGTTATTGAATTCAGCCGGTATATCATTTGAGGTTTTTTTAATATATCCTTCATTTGTGAGTTTTTGGTTTTTAAATCTTTTGAAATTGAATTTGTTAACAATAATTTTAATTAGCGAATTAAGTGTAAGTTATACTCTCGAGAAATGAGATAATTGAAGGCATATTCAACAGACTCAGGAATAAAAATTTCAGACTGAAATCCTAATTTGGGATACAGAATGATTCTTTGTAAATCACCTACGATTTCGTTTATAATCATATAAAGATTCATATATTGATGAGGTGCATCTAATAAAGAGTATTCTGGTGCAGAGATGATGAACCTATTTTCTGGCCATTGTTTGTCCAAAGCCAACTTTACTCTTAAGGTCATAGAAGGCTTTTGAATTGCTATTAGCGAGCTCACTGTAATATTCATTTTCTTTAACAAAGATTTTGTAAAATGAATATTTTCACCTGTGTTGGTAGATTCATTTTCGACGATGATATCTTTTATAGGAATACCTTCCTTCTTAGCAAACTGAGCAAAAGAATCAGCTTCTGAATCAGAGAATACGTTTTTAGTAAAAAAATTGAGTCCCCCCGAAAATAGAATATGATTGGCATAACCATTTTTGTAGAGGTCGCAAGCGTACTTAGCAATTCTTATGTCATGGCTACATAAGACAAAAATTAAATCTGCTTTATTAAGATCATCTTTTTGAACTAAAAAATCCCAAATGATGGAAGCAGATTCTAAATCTTTATCCGATATTTCTCGATGAGAAAGTAAAAACAAATTCTAATTATTTTACAGCTTCTTTCAACGTCGCAATGTCAATTTTTCTCATTTTTAACATGGCTTGCGTGGCACGTTCTGCTTTGATTGGATCTTTATGCGAAATTAGTTCTAAAAGAATTTTTGGGGTCACTTGCCAGTACATACCAAATTGGTCTTGAAGCCAACCGCACATACTTTCTTTTCCCCCATTCGCTAAAAGAGCATTCCAATAATAATCAACTTCTTTTTGAGTTTCTACACTGATCATAAAGGAAACTCCCCAAGTGAATTTGAACTCAGGTCCACCATTATAAGCAGTAAACTTTTGTCCGTTTAAAATGAACTCCCCTTGCATTGGGTTTGCTGTTATGATTTTTGACTTTTTAAAAACCGATGCATAGAACTTTGCCACTTCTTCAATATTTGCATTAAACATTAGAAAGGGAGTGA encodes the following:
- a CDS encoding YdcF family protein gives rise to the protein MFLLSHREISDKDLESASIIWDFLVQKDDLNKADLIFVLCSHDIRIAKYACDLYKNGYANHILFSGGLNFFTKNVFSDSEADSFAQFAKKEGIPIKDIIVENESTNTGENIHFTKSLLKKMNITVSSLIAIQKPSMTLRVKLALDKQWPENRFIISAPEYSLLDAPHQYMNLYMIINEIVGDLQRIILYPKLGFQSEIFIPESVEYAFNYLISREYNLHLIR
- the add gene encoding adenosine deaminase — encoded protein: MEVPFSEILNRIAVIDRDIAELNRLKSRLPADRPYSPTIQLTFDKQINTLLNERVSLMELPILHPPLWLLSKEGLEPADETSILKERKSLLAGDLSVAHPNEQDVINFIREIPKTEVHLHLEACVNKETLKFLYKKNGIEVTDQEFEDKYNFKDLNGFIQVFFFVQGSVKEASDLGYFIDSLADYLRSNNIVYCEAFFAPSKFIQNGLDFDEMVEVMVNRIRQIEVKDGITIRLLVDVSRSFGPENAMNNLKRVLGLKHKEVIGIGLGGAELMGPAKDYSEVFKVARESGLRCVAHSGEDDGPWAIWDAVNLCKAERIGHGTSAIQDPELVRYMKENRIPIEICVTSNVFTGKYVRKEQNHPVRYYYDQGLMLCINTDDPDIFNVNLTYEFFKLYRFLDFSIDEIIDLVRQGVLCTFHPEKESLWKSMEEKIEQIKLKYNLVSDKQVTAV
- a CDS encoding VOC family protein — encoded protein: MAAPKKKKTSKTKAKSNLKKLDYRANPTHSITPFLMFNANIEEVAKFYASVFKKSKIITANPMQGEFILNGQKFTAYNGGPEFKFTWGVSFMISVETQKEVDYYWNALLANGGKESMCGWLQDQFGMYWQVTPKILLELISHKDPIKAERATQAMLKMRKIDIATLKEAVK